From Campylobacter pinnipediorum subsp. caledonicus:
TTTATATTTTTTTGCCCAATTTTGTATAATGTTTTCAACATTTTGTTTTATTTCTTCTATTGTGGCTACATTTTTTATTTTTATTCTATCCTCACTACCGCTCATAGCTACAAAGCAAAGATGAGGTTTTAAATGATCGTGTAGCTCTAAAACTTGTTTTATTTCTAATCCATCTGTGTTGTTTAAAATTCTCTTTATTTGAGCTTCATTAGCTTCATCTGTATTATATCCAAGTTGAGTCAATAAACCTTTGTAATCCATAATATTATCCTTTTTGATGAAATTTATGATAACCAAATAAAAACTTAAATATTTTTATATAATTATCTTTTAAAAAAATAATAACATTTACACTATAACATAATTTTAGTAAAATATAAATAGCTTAACATTCTAAAATTTAAAATTATGTAAGTTAAAAATTTATATACAAATTTTAGTTGATTTTTTAATTGAAATTAATAGAAAAAATACAAATAAACAGGGATTTTGATTGAAAATTTGATTTTTAATTATTTTTTTGATAAAATCACCGCTTGCTTAATTTAGAAATAAATAATAATAAACCAAAACTTTAAGGATTTAGCAATGAAAAAAGAAATTCATCCTGAATATGTTGAGAGTACTGTAACTTGTGCTTGCGGTAATACTTTTAAAACAACTTCAAACAAAAGTGAAATAAGAGTTGATATATGCTCTGAGTGCCATCCATTTTT
This genomic window contains:
- a CDS encoding type II secretion system protein translates to MDYKGLLTQLGYNTDEANEAQIKRILNNTDGLEIKQVLELHDHLKPHLCFVAMSGSEDRIKIKNVATIEEIKQNVENIIQNWAKKYKINLKKINETTYYVLGV
- the rpmE gene encoding 50S ribosomal protein L31, which codes for MKKEIHPEYVESTVTCACGNTFKTTSNKSEIRVDICSECHPFFTGSEKIVDSAGRVEKFKKKYALK